One stretch of Bacillota bacterium DNA includes these proteins:
- a CDS encoding small, acid-soluble spore protein, alpha/beta type, producing the protein MPRRRGVMSDRLKYELAQELGFYDKVKNGDWGNITTREAGSLVKAAIIRAEKMLADHYQQPQQ; encoded by the coding sequence ATGCCGCGACGCAGAGGTGTTATGTCGGACCGGCTCAAGTATGAATTGGCTCAGGAACTCGGTTTCTACGACAAAGTCAAGAACGGAGACTGGGGTAACATCACGACCAGGGAAGCGGGCAGTTTGGTAAAGGCAGCCATCATTCGCGCAGAGAAGATGCTGGCTGATCACTACCAACAGCCGCAGCAGTAG
- a CDS encoding DUF2225 domain-containing protein translates to MNRLQVIRKPAGVQLYTKGQSADAMFFILRGSVELTDERTEIAGNGALIGALEFLNKMPRKTTARCVTETDLFVITEDNIISLFQQRPRIGYTILKAVAAEAVNKELNENKDTLQAETSKPLAKTLAQVLPDGHPHFETTAPAEFDEYIFYSSAECPVCQTEFSAVKLRESRLITKQVASDFRIIYENMEPLWYYIWVCPGCGFAYPRKQFRKITPRQAAKLKKALVEGSLQFEYSSRRTLSEVFAAYYLSLYTFDLMEAAPQLYGNLWMRLVWLYEDCGEPEWALEAAAKALNYFEEALLSGRRSDAGDQQLYIIMAELNLRLGKKEEALRCLMEAVNLRQGNDGYRRLAADRIQDLRSQ, encoded by the coding sequence GTGAATAGATTACAGGTAATTCGCAAACCTGCCGGCGTTCAACTTTACACAAAAGGTCAGTCGGCAGACGCTATGTTCTTTATCCTGCGCGGCAGTGTTGAACTAACTGATGAGCGAACCGAAATCGCTGGCAATGGAGCATTAATTGGTGCGCTGGAGTTTTTGAACAAAATGCCTCGAAAAACAACAGCCCGCTGCGTTACTGAAACCGATTTATTTGTCATTACTGAGGATAACATCATCAGCTTATTTCAGCAGCGGCCGCGAATTGGCTACACAATCTTGAAAGCAGTGGCTGCAGAAGCGGTGAATAAGGAGCTGAATGAAAACAAAGACACCTTACAGGCAGAAACCTCGAAGCCGCTTGCAAAAACATTAGCCCAAGTTCTGCCCGACGGACACCCCCACTTTGAAACGACAGCGCCGGCTGAATTTGATGAATATATTTTCTATTCATCAGCGGAGTGTCCGGTCTGCCAGACAGAGTTTTCTGCGGTAAAACTGCGGGAATCGCGATTAATAACTAAACAGGTCGCTTCTGATTTTCGCATAATTTACGAGAACATGGAACCCCTTTGGTACTATATCTGGGTTTGTCCGGGCTGTGGATTTGCTTATCCACGCAAGCAGTTTAGAAAAATTACCCCGCGGCAGGCTGCGAAATTGAAAAAAGCTCTGGTGGAAGGCAGCCTCCAATTTGAGTACAGCTCTCGACGTACCTTAAGTGAAGTGTTCGCAGCCTATTATTTGAGCCTATACACATTTGATCTTATGGAAGCGGCACCGCAGCTGTATGGAAATTTGTGGATGCGGCTTGTTTGGCTTTATGAAGACTGCGGAGAGCCGGAGTGGGCGTTAGAGGCGGCAGCTAAGGCGTTGAATTATTTTGAGGAGGCGCTGCTGTCGGGACGGCGCAGTGATGCGGGGGATCAGCAGCTGTATATCATCATGGCAGAATTAAATCTACGCTTAGGTAAGAAGGAAGAAGCGCTCCGGTGTTTGATGGAAGCGGTAAATCTGAGGCAGGGAAATGATGGATACCGGCGATTAGCGGCAGACCGGATTCAGGATCTGCGCTCGCAGTGA